The following are encoded in a window of Colletotrichum lupini chromosome 3, complete sequence genomic DNA:
- a CDS encoding PA domain-containing protein, with the protein MAKTSLTLLLGTLFAGAAYGAELRKTYIVQMKHTGASGLRRRDLFDSSLISVSADPANVLYHYENTVNGYAAKITDGQADALRDRDDVLSVTLDKAYRLHTSRTPNFLGIDDASLLGRGLDVGSYLDERDDYNGTSPESNLIVGIFDTGVWPENPSYKDDGMPPIPANWKGECEISEDFPATSCNKKLVGARAFYKGYVAAVTNETGSFNWTGEYQSPRDDDGHGTHTSSTSAGAAVPNASLFGQASGTARGMAEHARVAMYKVCWKEGCFNSDILAAMDKAIEDGVNVMSLSLGSDQPSFSEDDGSALGAFAAVQKGIFVAMSAGNSGPGAGTVANLAPWALTVAASTLDRDFPAHVTLGNGKNYTGFSLYSNGSVTDITPLQAGEVLPLVHASQAGKGNVTNANLCLADSLDPAKVSGKVVVCVRGNNGRTEKGGVVKAAGGRGMVLVNAPANGDELIADAHILPALHLTASDGAEVEAYAKTGNGTAILDFEGTRLGVPAPLMAAFSSRGPNYIVPQLLKPDITGPGVSILAAWAGTGPTGLDIDTRKVDQNVISGTSMSCPHLSGLATWIMARRPEWSPAAIRSAMMTTAYTNTKGAKTPLLDSSDSKAATPFLYGNGHVDPVAALNPGLVYDIAPTDYLPWLCAVNSTVAFTTAITRSNFTCASNQTYSVYDLNYPSFSALYDSAAASGGSYTATFKRTVTNVGGAGTYKADISLNDADLVKASVTPETLTFEAAGEKKTFELTVTMSSPPTADATSWGRLVWSDGTHVVGSALSFVWGIPAPDAA; encoded by the exons ATGGCAAAGACTTCTCTCACCCTCCTCTTGGGCACCCTCTTCGCGGGGGCCGCCTATGGTGCTGAGCTTCGCAAGACATACATCGTCCAGATGAAGCACACTGGGGCCTCCGGTCTCCGACGCAGAGATCTGTTCGACTCTTCCCTCATCTCCGTTTCCGCCGATCCTGCCAACGTGCTCTACCACTATGAGAACACGGTCAACGGATACGCCGCCAAGATCACAGATGGCCAAGCTGACGCCCTGAGAGACCGGGACGACGTCCTGTCTGTCACTCTTGACAAGGCCTACCGCCTTCACACCAGCAGAACCCCGAACTTTCTAGGCATCGACGATGCCTCGCTCCTTGGGCGCGGGCTCGACGTCGGCAGCTACCTGGACGAGAGAGACGACTACAACGGCACCAGCCCAGAGTCCAACCTCATCGTTGGCATCTTCGACACGGGCGTCTGGCCCGAGAACCCCAGCTACAAGGATGACGGCATGCCACCCATCCCTGCCAACTGGAAGGGCGAGTGCGAAATCAGCGAGGACTTCCCGGCCACCAGCTGCAACAAGAAGCTCGTTGGCGCGAGGGCCTTTTACAAGGGGTATGTCGCCGCCGTTACCAACGAGACCGGCTCCTTCAACTGGACCGGAGAGTACCAATCCCCCCGAGACGACGACGGACATGGTACGCACACTTCGTCCACCTCAGCTGGAGCCGCCGTGCCGAACGCTAGCCTTTTCGGCCAGGCCTCCGGTACAGCTCGCGGTATGGCCGAGCACGCCCGTGTCGCCATGTACAAGGTCTGCTGGAAGGAGGGCTGCTTCAACTCTGACATCCTCGCGGCTATGGATAAGGCCATTGAGGATGGCGTCAACGTCATGTCTCTTTCTCTCGGCTCCGATCAGCCCTCCTTCAGCGAGGATGATGGTTCAGCACTCGGTGCGTTCGCTGCCGTCCAGAAGGGTATCTTCGTCGCCATGTCTGCCGGCAACTCTGGTCCGGGAGCAGGCACTGTTGCCAACCTT GCCCCTTGGGCTCTGACCGTCGCCGCAAGCACGCTTGACCGTGACTTCCCTGCTCATGTTACCCTTGGCAACGGCAAGAACTACACCGGCTTCTCTCTCTACAGCAACGGTTCCGTCACGGATATCACGCCTCTTCAGGCTGGCGAGGTCCTCCCCCTCGTCCACGCGAGCCAGGCGGGCAAGGGCAATGTCACCAACGCCAACCTTTGCCTAGCAGACAGCCTTGACCCCGCCAAGGTTTCTGGCAAGGTCGTCGTCTGCGTGCGCGGAAACAACGGCAGAACCGAGAAGGGCGGCGTCGTAAAGGCCGCCGGTGGTCGCGGTATGGTCCTCGTGAATGCACCCGCTAACGGTGATGAGCTGATTGCCGACGCCCATATCCTGCCTGCCCTGCACCTCACTGCCTCAGACGGAGCCGAGGTGGAGGCCTACGCAAAGACCGGCAACGGCACGGCTATTTTGGACTTTGAGGGCACTAGACTCGGAGTCCCGGCTCCGCTTATGGCAGCTTTCAGCTCGCGCGGCCCGAACTACATCGTCCCGCAGCTCCTGAAGCCGGATATCACG GGACCTGGTGTTTCCATCCTGGCAGCCTGGGCCGGCACTGGACCTACCGGTCTTGATATTGATACCCGCAAGGTCGACCAGAACGTCATCTCAGGTACGAGCATGTCGTGCCCTCACCTGAGCGGTCTTGCAACCTGGATCATGGCTCGCCGTCCGGAATGGAGCCCGGCCGCCATCCGCTCAGCCATGATGACAACCGCCTACACCAACACCAAGGGTGCCAAGACCCCCCTGCTGGACTCCTCCGACTCCAAGGCCGCGACTCCTTTCCTCTACGGAAACGGCCACGTGGACCCCGTCGCCGCCCTGAACCCGGGTCTCGTTTACGACATCGCACCCACTGACTACCTCCCTTGGCTCTGCGCCGTCAACTCGACCGTCGCCTTCACGACCGCCATCACCAGGAGCAACTTCACCTGCGCGTCCAACCAGACCTACAGCGTCTACGACCTCAACTACCCGTCCTTCTCTGCCCTGTACGATAGCGCTGCTGCTTCCGGCGGATCCTACACCGCCACCTTCAAGCGCACCGTGACCAACGTCGGAGGTGCCGGCACGTACAAGGCCGACATTTCTCTCAACGACGCTGACTTGGTCAAGGCCTCTGTGACGCCCGAGACTCTCACTTTTGAGGCGGCTGGAGAGAAGAAGACGTTCGAGCTGACTGTCACGATGAGCTCCCCGCCTACCGCCGACGCTACTTCCTGGGGCAGACTCGTGTGGTCTGACGGAACCCACGTTGTGGGCAGCGCGCTGTCGTTTGTGTGGGGCATTCCGGCTCCAGATGCCGCTTAA
- a CDS encoding sugar transporter has translation MGKPVEDLAVIPGDDLPWWKHAHLRKLNFITLSMVLFSSANGYDGSIMGGLLALPRWNAFTHNPSGAYLGWITGIYWLGNGIAFPIAAICSNRWGRKPGIYVGYLFLILGVVMQTAAQNEATFTYSRLFIGIAASWLGNSAPLLINEIAHPKQRSIANALFMVGWYFGGTLCGWVTFACRDIASDWCWRIPVVLQIVLPFVALPGFLLSPESPRWLISVGRVEEATEILATHHAGGNRNDPLVTYQVVEIQATITAEKEASSSASYMDMIKTPGNRHRLFISVTLGIYAQWAGNGVVSYYLLILNSIGVTSVTNQTLISACLNVWNLLWAIAAATSVDKLGRRFLFLTSASVMLVSFIIITGLSGSFATTQSSAIGSSVIPFLFIFFAGYDIAMTPFLTAYPCEIWQFSLRSRGLTVTWCSTVIAIFINTFVNPIALEAIHWKYYIVFIVMLALLWITVFFAYPETRGHTLEQMAVIFDGDDAAVPPAAAVSEKTEALVTHGDDEDKRQYQSDAEHRV, from the exons ATGGGTAAACCTGTTGAGGACCTGGCCGTGATCCCAGGCGATGACCTCCCTTGGTGGAAGCACGCCCACTTGCGGAAGCTCAATTTCATCACCTTGTCTATGGTGTTGTTCT CTTCTGCCAATGGTTACGATGGATCCATCATGGGCGGTCTCCTTGCCCTTCCTCGATGGAACGCCTTTACGCACAACCCCTCCGGCGCATACCTTGGTTGGATCACAGGTATCTACTGGCTCGGAAACGGTATCGCCTTCCCCATCGCCGCCATATGCTCCAACCGTTGGGGTCGCAAGCCTGGCATCTACGTCGGATACTTATTCCTGATTCTCGGTGTCGTCATGCAAACGGCAGCCCAAAACGAAGCGACCTTCACCTACTCCCGTCTCTTCATCGGTATCGCCGCCTCGTGGCTCGGAAACTCGGCTCCTCTCTTGATTAACGAGATCGCCCACCCGAAGCAACGATCCATCGCCAATGCCCTATTCATGGTCGGCTGGTACTTTGGCGGTACGCTCTGCGGTTGGGTCACTTTTGCCTGCCGTGACATTGCCTCGGACTGGTGCTGGCGTATTCCCGTCGTTCTCCAGATTGTCCTTCCCTTCGTTGCCTTGCCCGGCTTCCTCTTATCGCCTGAGAGTCCTCGTTGGCTGATTAGTGTTGGACGCGTCGAGGAGGCCACCGAGATTCTGGCCACTCACCACGCAGGTGGTAACAGAAACGATCCCTTGGTAACCTACCAAGTTGTTGAGATCCAGGCCACCATTACCGCAGAAAAGGAGGCTTCTTCCAGCGCTTCGTATATGGATATGATCAAGACACCAGGAAACCGTCATCGCCTCTTTATCTCTGTTACTCTCGGTATCTACGCCCAATGGGCTGGTAATGGCGTCGTGTCATACTATCTCC TCATCCTAAACTCGATTGGAGTCACATCAGTCACGAACCAGACCTTGATTTCGGCTTGCCTGAACGTCTGGAACCTGCTGTGGGCAATCGCTGCCGCCACCAGCGTCGACAAGCTGGGTCGCCGTTTCCTGTTCTTGACTTCTGCCAGCGTCATGTTGGTGAGCTTCATCATCATTACTGGCCTCAGTGGTTCTTTCGCCACGACCCAGTCATCGGCCATCGGATCCTCGGTCATCCCATTCTTGTTCATCTTCTTTGCTGGATACGACATCGCCAT GACTCCCTTCCTCACGGCCTACCCTTGCGAGATTTGGCAGTTCAGCCTCCGATCCCGAGGTCTCACCGTCACCTGGTGCTCAACCGTCATCGCTATCTTCATCAACACTTTTGTGAACCCCATTGCACTGGAGGCTATTCACTGGAAGTACTACATTGTATTCATCGTGATGCTCGCTCTCCTTTGGATCACCGTCTTCTTCGCCTACCCCGAGACTCGCGGACACACTCTGGAGCAAATGGCTGTCATCTTTGACGGTGATGATGCTGCGGTGCCTCCTGCGGCTGCTGTGAGTGAGAAGACTGAGGCTTTGGTCACTCATGGAGATGATGAGGATAAGAGACAGTACCAGAGCGATGCTGAACACAGAGTTTGA
- a CDS encoding beta-glucosidase translates to MDVEALLEQLTLEEKISLTAGVGWWHTATVERLGIKPIRLSDGPNGVRGTHFFDSTPSACLPCGTAIGATFDVELVQRLGRLLSDEAHAKGAHVLLGPTINTQRGPLGGRGFESYSEDPVLSGILAGNYVNGVQESGVSATLKHFVCNDLESERMAVNAIVTDRAMREIYLLPFMIAIEMGKPRAIMTAYNQVNGVHAAENKKILQDILRDEWKWDGLVMSDWFGTYSTSEAIKAGLDLEMPGPSRWRAGALSHAIMSNKVKRSELDSAVRNVLKLVKQGLENTSIPPNAPETEANTPEHIALLREAAAKSLVLLKNERSILPFDKNKKIAVIGPNANIATYCGGGSAGLRAYNTVTPLEGVKSLGSDVVFSQGAYGHQSLPLLGKALRTPNGKQRGFVLRIYNDPPPKDTASSADSRTPLEERVLDDANIWFVDYENADLNPIWWAETEGTLVPERSGEWDFGLSVHGTGELFIDGKLVVSNVENQRLGSSFLGCGTVEETGTMHLDAGRSYRVLVRFGCSATSKVKASGTVDFGQGGVRFSGCPKLEPATAIQEAVEVAKSVDQVVVCTGLSGEWESEGFDRTTMALPPGTDELVAAVLAANPNTAVVVQSGTPVSMPWIDQAGAVLHAWFGGNESGNGIADVLFGEVNPAGKLPLTMPRRVQDNPAALSFRSDNGRCLYSEDVYVGYRWYDTLDIEPLFPFGHGLSYTTFEVSDLEVSDASAQTNGHANGNNTITVQEADSLTVRVNIANTGSRAGSEVVQVYVTPAARTPLTSTTRDTITRPKKEMKGFAKVTLEAGASATAEISLDVLRATSYWSEMEDCWRSDAGSYGILVGTSSRGEFLEKTVKVEKSRTWKGLRA, encoded by the exons ATGGACGTCGAAGCACTTCTTGAACAGCTCACGCTGGAGGAGAAGATCTCACTCACGGCTG GCGTTGGCTGGTGGCACACGGCAACAGTCGAGCGCTTGGGAATCAAGCCGATCCGTCTCTCTGACGGCCCCAACGGCGTTCGCGGTACACATTTCTTCGACAGCACCCCTTCCGCGTGCCTTCCGTGCGGAACTGCCATCGGCGCAACATTCGATGTCGAGCTGGTCCAAAGGCTCGGCCGACTGCTGTCAGATGAAGCCCACGCAAAGGGCGCCCACGTCCTGCTTGGCCCTACAATCAACACCCAGCGTGGGCCCCTGGGCGGACGTGGTTTCGAGTCCTACTCCGAGGATCCGGTACTATCTGGCATCCTCGCCGGCAACTACGTTAATGGAGTCCAAGAGTCAGGCGTTTCAGCCACGCTGAAGCACTTTGTGTGCAACGATCTCGAAAGCGAGCGTATGGCTGTCAACGCCATTGTGACCGACCGTGCCATGCGCGAAATCTACCTGCTTCCCTTCATGATCGCCATTGAGATGGGCAAGCCCCGCGCGATCATGACCGCCTACAACCAGGTCAACGGTGTCCATGCGGCGGAGAACAAGAAGATTTTGCAGGACATCCTGCGCGACGAGTGGAAATGGGACGGACTGGTCATGAGCGACTGGTTCGGAACCTACAGCACATCTGAGGCCATCAAGGCAGGCCTCGACCTCGAGATGCCGGGCCCTAGCAGATGGCGCGCCGGAGCTCTCTCCCACGCCATCATGTCTAACAAGGTTAAGCGATCAGAGCTCGACTCGGCGGTGCGAAACGTCCTGAAGCTGGTCAAGCAAGGCCTCGAGAACACCTCAATCCCACCCAACGCCCCGGAAACCGAGGCGAACACACCAGAGCACATTGCGCTCCTACGCGAAGCAGCCGCCAAGTCCTTGGTACTCCTGAAGAATGAGAGAAGCATCCTTCCTTTTGACAAGAACAAGAAGATCGCCGTCATCGGGCCCAACGCGAACATCGCGACCTACTGCGGCGGTGGTAGCGCCGGACTCAGAGCCTATAACACCGTCACTCCTCTGGAGGGCGTCAAGTCCCTCGGAAGCGACGTCGTTTTCTCGCAAGGTGCCTACGGTCATCAGTCTCTGCCTCTACTTGGCAAGGCTCTCAGAACACCAAACGGAAAGCAAAGGGGTTTCGTGCTCCGCATCTACAACGACCCCCCACCCAAGGACACCGCCAGCTCAGCCGACAGTCGGACACCCCTTGAGGAGCGCGTCCTCGACGATGCCAACATCTGGTTCGTCGACTACGAGAACGCCGACCTCAACCCCATCTGGTGGGCCGAGACTGAGGGCACGCTCGTCCCCGAGCGATCAGGAGAGTGGGACTTTGGCCTTTCAGTTCATGGCACCGGTGAACTCTTCATCGACGGCAAACTGGTCGTCTCCAACGTGGAGAACCAGCGCCTGGGCAGCAGTTTTCTCGGCTGCGGAACAGTCGAGGAGACGGGCACCATGCACCTGGATGCTGGACGAAGCTACCGCGTCTTGGTGCGCTTCGGCTGCTCGGCCACCAGCAAGGTCAAGGCCTCCGGCACCGTTGACTTTGGCCAGGGCGGCGTACGCTTCAGCGGCTGCCCTAAGCTCGAGCCTGCTACCGCGATCCAAGAGGCCGTGGAGGTCGCCAAGAGCGTCGACCAGGTCGTTGTGTGCACCGGTCTGAGCGGCGAATGGGAGTCTGAAGGATTCGATCGGACGACGATGGCTCTGCCTCCTGGCACCGACGAGCTTGTTGCTGCTGTGCTGGCGGCGAACCCTAACACGGCTGTTGTCGTTCAGAGCGGTACGCCGGTCTCCATGCCTTGGATCGACCAGGCCGGTGCCGTCCTGCATGCTTGGTTTGGTGGCAACGAGTCTGGTAACGGCATTGCGGATGTACTCTTTGGAGAGGTCAACCCG GCCGGAAAGCTTCCCCTTACAATGCCGCGCCGAGTACAAGACAACCCCGCAGCACTAAGCTTCCGCTCAGATAATGGCCGTTGCTTGTATAGTGAAGATGTTTACGTCGGCTACCGCTGGTATGACACGCTCGACATTGAGCCCCTGTTCCCCTTCGGACATGGCCTTTCCTACACGACATTCGAGGTTTCCGATCTCGAGGTGTCTGATGCGTCGGCCCAGACGAATGGCCACGCCAATGGCAACAACACAATCACGGTTCAAGAGGCGGATAGCCTCACCGTCCGCGTCAATATTGCCAACACTGGCTCTCGTGCCGGCTCTGAGGTCGTTCAGGTCTACGTCACACCGGCGGCGCGCACGCCATTAACCAGCACAACTCGCGATACCATAACCCGTCCCAAGAAGGAGATGAAGGGCTTCGCAAAGGTCACGCTGGAAGCTGGAGCCAGCGCCACGGCAGAGATCTCTTTGGATGTTCTGCGTGCGACGAGCTACTGGAGCGAGATGGAAGACTGTTGGCGTAGCGATGCCGGTTCTTACGGCATTCTCGTGGGAACCAGCAGCCGTGGAGAGTTCCTCGAGAAGACAGTCAAGGTGGAGAAGTCGAGGACATGGAAGGGATTGCGGGCGTAG
- a CDS encoding extracellular serine-rich protein — MRYFTLGVAALAGLVNAQVLPTITISPFLTSTTSSSTTTGTPVVVSATASAAAAQTHTIAVGASGFAFSPAKTEANVGDTIEWIFYPDAHSVIRAEFGFPCTPYEYIDIGREGFYSGNQSVKAITNDMPRYRVRVNDTLPIFYYCGAPGSCYKEKMIGVINENSTQTLDKQLEAALPLTTQILPGEPFPTESDAPKATSGGSNNGAVINNYHHSVSGGQIAGIVIGSLAFLFLGGLLVYLCGRRGGINRAYKRTSTAYQAPPTAPSQPVVAELNYSMQPKSPSTQGWRNSHYSNFSGPYRDHATPTAQFSPQLSPQPTGFTHPVNGMQTYHDHRISSVAPSVVVEAPDNQAATPAAAPPAPAAAPVELPTARDLGNSPPPRYMPRFSFAEQESEYRPSIKE, encoded by the exons ATGCGGTATTTCACGTTGGGAGTAGCCGCTCTAGCGGGCCTGGTGAATGCTCAGGTGCTGCCGACAATAACTATCTCGCCTTTCCTCACCTCTACAACATCTAGCTCCACGACTACTGGGACACCAGTGGTAGTCTCCGCAACGGCTTCTGCTGCCGCTGCGCAAACGCATACTATTGCCGTCGGAGCG TCTGGATTTGCATTTTCACCCGCGAAGACGGAAGCCAACGTCGGCGATACCATCGAATGGATCTTCTATCCCGATGCTCACTCGGTTATCCGCGCCGAGTTTGGATTTCCTTGCACGCCATACGAGTACATCGACATTGGCCGCGAGGGCTTCTACAGCGGAAACCAGTCGGTCAAGGCCATCACGAATGAT ATGCCACGATACAGAGTTCGCGTCAACGACACCCTTCCGATCTTCTACTACTGTGGTGCTCCTGGTTCATGCTACAAAGAGAAGATGATCGGTGTAATCAACGAG AACTCGACCCAGACCCTCGACAAACAGCTCGAGGCAGCCCTCCCACTGACCACCCAGATTCTCCCTGGTGAACCCTTCCCGACTGAATCAGATGCACCAAAGGCAACTAGCGGCGGCTCCAACAACGGCGCCGTCATCAACAACTACCACCACAGTGTGAGCGGCGGCCAAATTGCCGGTATCGTGATCGGCTCTCTAGCTTTCCTCTTCCTGGGAGGCCTATTGGTATACCTGTGCGGCCGACGAGGCGGCATCAACCGCGCGTATAAGAGAACCTCTACCGCATACCAGGCACCTCCCACTGCTCCATCCCAGCCCGTGGTGGCGGAGCTCAATTACTCGATGCAACCCAAGAGTCCATCAACTCAAGGATGGAGAAATAGTCACTACAGCAACTTCAGCGGCCCCTACCGTGACCACGCCACTCCGACGGCCCAGTTCTCCCCTCAACTGAGCCCCCAACCTACCGGATTCACACATCCTGTTAACGGCATGCAGACCTACCA CGATCACCGGATCTCGTCTGTAGCTCCTAGCGTCGTCGTCGAAGCCCCAGATAACCAGGCGGCGACTCCTGCTGCGGCCCCTCCTGCACCCGCCGCTGCGCCAGTCGAGCTGCCAACGGCGAGGGACTTGGGTAATTCTCCGCCACCCAGATACATGCCACGTTTCTCATTCGCAGAGCAGGAAAGTGAATATCGACCATCGATAAAGGAGTGA
- a CDS encoding U2 snRNP auxilliary factor has protein sequence MSNRPVCTGASVSNKRLLGEKVEERDLATIRERDDRRGGDRDRHRDRRRSRSPYDRSSRRREDEDSYATSRSHREREREDRYSGRERRGGDREWDRDRGSSRRDARRDDDDRPRRDRDPYDDRRRGGRDRNEDAGFGRREQQQQRQRSATPPPKKREPTPDLTNITSVLERKRRLTQWDIKPPGYENVTAEQAKLSGMFPLPGAPRQQPMDPSKLQAIMNQPGGQVNSAALKPSNSRQAKRLLINNLPPSTTEETLQNFFNLQLNGLNIIESTDPCTSCQVSKDNSFAVVEFRNASEATVALALDGISMEADDATNGAAGSQGLVIRRPKDYIVPAVVDDVPYEPGVVSNTVIDTPNKISVVNMPPYLSDEQVSELLVSFGELKAFVLLRDRSTEESRGIAFCEYVDPAATDVAIQGLNGMDLGDKKLKVQKASVGVTQVAGVEMGVAAMSMLAGTTSTDSEETRVLQLLNMVTPEELMDPDDYEEIKEDVQEECAKFGNVLDIKIPRPVGGSRQSAGVGKIFVKFETKESSKKALQALAGRKFADRTVVTTYFPEENFEVGAWQGSAEKGNSGRSYSDSLVTIENAVS, from the exons ATGTCTAACAGACCTGTCTGTACCGGTGCCTCTGTGTCTAACAAACGCCTTTTGGGGGAAAAGGTCGAGGAAAGGGATCTCGCGACTATCCG AGAGCGCGATGATAGACGCGGTGGCGATAGAGACAGACACCGAGACCGAAGACGTTCCCGTTCCCCCTACGACCGAAGCTCCAGACGTCGCGAGGATGAGGACAGTTACGCGACAAGTCGCAGCCATCGTGAGCGTGAGCGTGAGGATAGATACTCTGGGCGCGAGAGGCGCGGTGGAGATCGAGAGTGGGATCGCGACCGCGGATCCTCCAGACGCGATGCCAGaagagacgacgacgatcgCCCGCGGAGAGATCGCGACCCGTACGACGACCGACGCCGAGGCGGACGAGACAGAAATGAGGATGCCGGATTTGGCCGCCGTGAACAACAACAGCAACGCCAACGCAGCGCGACGCCACCTCCCAAGAAGAGAGAGCCTACACCTGATCTGACAAACATCACATCAGTATTGGAGCGCAAGCGACGTTTGACTCAGTGGGATATCAAACCCCCCGGCTATGAGAATGTCACTGCTGAACAAGCCAAGCTGTCAGGCATGTTCCCTCTGCCCGGGGCTCCTCGCCAGCAACCCATGGATCCCAGCAAGCTTCAAGCCATCATGAACCAGCCAGGTGGCCAAGTTAATAGCGCTGCGCTGAAGCCGAGCAACTCGCGCCAGGCCAAGCGTCTGCTCATCAACAACCTTCCCCCATCCACGACCGAAGAAACCCTCCAGAACTTCTTCAACTTGCAGCTGAACGGCCTTAACATCATTGAGAGCACCGACCCCTGCACCAGTTGCCAAGTTTCGAAGGACAACTCCTTCGCCGTAGTTGAGTTCAGAAACGCTTCCGAGGCCACCGTAGCCCTCGCTCTCGATGGCATCTCGATGGAGGCCGACGATGCCACGAATGGCGCCGCCGGTAGCCAAGGCCTTGTGATTCGTCGCCCGAAGGATTACATCGTTCCCGCGGTGGTTGACGACGTCCCATATGAGCCGGGTGTCGTTTCCAACACGGTGATCGATACCCCTAACAAGATTAGCGTTGTGAACATGCCTCCTTACCTGTCAGACGAGCAAGTATCGGAGCTTTTGGTGTCGTTTGGCGAGCTCAAGGCGTTTGTGCTTCTTCGTGATAGAAGCACAGAAGAGTCTCGG GGAATTGCTTTCTGCGAGTACGTTGATCCAGCAGCTACGGACGTCGCCATTCAAGGCCTCAACGGTATGGATCTTGGAGACAAGAAGCTCAAGGTTCAGAAGGCCAGTGTCGGTGTAACTCAAGTTGCTGGGGTGGAAATGGGAGTTGCAGCTATGTCTATGCTGGCTGGAACGACCTCAACTGACTCTGAGGAAACCCGTGTTCTGCAACTTCTGAACATGGTTACTCCAGAGGAGTTGATGGACCCTGACGATTATGAGG AAATCAAAGAGGACGTTCAGGAAGAGTGTGCAAAGTTTGGTAACGTGCTGGATATCAAGATTCCTCGTCCCGTGGGAGGCAGCAGACAATCTGCTGGTGTTGGCAAGATTTTCGTCAAGTTCGAGACCAAGGAGTCATCCAAGAAAGCGCTCCAAGCACTCGCAGGACGCAAGTTTGCGGATCGTACTGTTGTTACCACCTACTTCCCCGAG GAAAACTTCGAAGTCGGTGCCTG GCAAGGCTCGGCGGAAAAGGGAAATTCAGGCCGATCATATTCTGACAGCCTTGTAACCATTGAAAATGCTGTATCATAA